The Streptomyces puniciscabiei genomic interval GGGGAGGGCGTGGCGAAAATGCCGCCGGCCCGGGGGTTTCCCCGGGCCGGCGGGACGTTCAGGTGGTGTGCGTCAGGGCACGTACGACCGGGTGTTGCTCGCCCACAGAGCGCCGCCCTTGCCCGTTCCGCCGGTGGAGGTGTACACGACGAAGTTGCCGTCGTTCTGCATCACGGCGTACGCGCCGGAGTGGCCGTTGGTGTGGGTGGACCACAGGGCGGTGCCGGTGCTCGAGTAGACGACGAGGTTGCCGTCGGTCTGCATGTACGCGTAGGCGCCGGAGTGGCCGGAGGTGCCGGTGGACCAGATGGCCTTGCCGTCGTGCTTGCGGTACATCACGAGGTTGCCGTCGGGCTGCATCACGAGGCGGGTGTACGTGGCCTGGGCCCACCAGCCGCCCTTGAGCTTCTGGCCGGAGCCGATGGTCGCCGAGTGCACGTAGGTGCCGTCCGACCACAGCGAGCCGCCGGTGCTCGGGCCGCCGCCGGAGCCGTAGACCACCAGGTTGCCGTCGTCCTGGACCAGGAAGTAGGCGCCGCTGTGGCCGTTGGTGTGGGTGGACCACAGGGCGGTGCCGGTGCTCGAGTAGACGACGAGGTTGCCGTCGGTCTGCATGTACGCGTAGGCGCCGGAGTGGCCGGAGGTGCCGGTGGACCAGATCGCCGGGCCGCTGCCGCTGGTGCCGTTCGTCTTGAGGTAGGCGACCAGGTTGCCGTCGCTGCCCATGGTCAGCGTGATGTTCCCGCTGCTCAGCTTGTGGCCGGAGGTCAGCTTCTGGCCGGGCTGGAGCGAGTTGACGCTGTTGGCGCCGGGGGCGAAGGCGGCGGTGCCGTTCGGGGTGCCGAGGCCGGTCGGGCCGTCGTAGCCGGTGCCCGCGGTGCACAGGTAGGCCGGGGAGCAGGTGCCGTTGCTGCCCGTGCTGACGTCGTTCAGCGCGGAGGTGCGGCCGTAGGGGTAGGACGACGGGTAGCTGTTCGCGGTCGGGGTGCCGGCGAGGGCGTAGGTGGCCGCGACGATCGGCGCGGAGGCGCTGGTGCCGCCGTAGACGTCCCAGCCGGAGGCGCCGTAGGTGTCGTAGACGGCGACGCCGGTGTTCGGGTCGGCGACCGCGGAGACGTCCGCGACGGTACGGCGGGAGCAGCCGCTGTCGGTCTGCCAGGTGGGCTTGGCCTCGTCGGCGGAGCAGCCGGAGCCGGTGCCGTCGGTGGCGTCGTTGGACCACACCGACTCGGTCCAGCCGCGGGTGTTGCTCGCGCGGTTGAGCGAGGTGCCGCCGACCGCGGTGACGTAGGGGGAGGAGGCCGGGTACTCAACGCCGTAGCCGCTGTCGCCCGCGCTGACGGTGACGGCGACGCCGGGGTGGTTGAAGTACTGGACGTCGGCGGTGGTCTCGGTCGGGTCCTCGGTGCCGCCGAAGGAGTTGGAGACGTACTTGGCGCCGAGGGCGACGGCCTCGTTCTCGGCGGTGCCGATGTCGGTCATGCTCGCGGAGGAGGCCTCGACGAGCGTGATGTGGCACTGCGGGCAGACGGCGCTGACCATGTCGAGGTCGAGGGAGATCTCGCCGGCCCAGCCCGAGTCGGGGCTCGGGTAGGTGGTGCCGCCGGTCTGGTTCACCTTGTGGAAGCAGCCGTTGGCGGTGGTGCAGGCGGGGAGGCCGTACTGGGACCGGTAGGCGGCCAGGTCGGACTCGGCGTTCGGGTCGTCCATGGCGTCGACGATGGCGACGGTCCGGCCCGAACCGGCCGTCGCGGACGGCAGGTTGTAGGCGCTCTGGAGGTCCGAGGGGCCGTATCCGGACGGTGTGGCGTCCGGGCTGACGGTCAGGTGCTGGACGATGTCGGTGCGGGCCTCGGCGAGGCACGCGACATGGCCCGGCGTGGTGGTGTGGGCACACAGATGCTTGATGTGGGCCGCCGCGTGGGACGGCGGTGCCGCGAAGGCGGTCGCCGTGAGCCATCCGGTGGACATTCCGGCGGATATGAGTGCCGTGGTGGACAGCAGAGCGGCGGTGGATGCCGCCCGGTGTCTCCCTGAGAGCAAGGAAGTGCCCTTCTGGTGTGGTGGTGTTGGGGAGGCCGAGTGGTCTGCCCGTGACAGTCGAATGCTGTCGATGCATTTCGGCCAGGGGCAACGAGAAACAAGTAAGAGATTGATCGGAATCAGGTGCGGAGCTTGCGCGCCAGTTCGAGCTGCCGCTCCTCGACGGGCCGGCCGTCCTCCACGTCCCACAGGGCGTTCTGCAGCAGCCGGCCCAGCGTCCAGGCACGCGCCCGCTCCCGGTCCAGCCCGAGAACCTCGGTCATCGCGTCGAAGCGCCGGCGCACCTCGGCCGCCTCGAACCGGTTGTCCAGCGCCGGCCACAGCTCGAAACCCGGATCGCCCGCGAGCGGCTTCGGGTCGATGGCCAGCCAGTCCGCGCGGCCGGCGGCCAGCACGTTCTCGAAGTGCAGGTCCCAGTGCAGCAGCCGGTCACCGGGCTCGGCGACGACCTCACGCACGGCGGCCGCGCAGTCGGCGACGAGGCGCCGGGCCGCGAGATCCGGGATGCGCCCCAGCGCCCACGGGGTCTGTTCCAGCATGGCCCCGGCGATGTCACCGAGCCGGCGCATACCCGGCGGCGCCGGGAAGGACGTCAGATGGGCCAGCAGCCGCGCGACGACCACGACGGCCTCGCGCGTGTCGGCCACGGCGGTGAGCATCCGCGTCTCGTCCAGCCGCTCCAGGAGCATGGTGCCGGTCGCCGGATCATGGTCGAGGAGCCGTACGGCCCCGTCGCCGTCCCACACCCGCAGCGCGACCGGTTCCCCCTCGCTCTCCTCGTCCGGCAGCTGGAGCTTGAGGACGGCGCGGGTGCCGTCGGCGCGGGTGACCGGCAGGACCAGGGCGCTGACGCCGTTCATGGAGGGACCGTCGAGCCGCAGCCGCCATCGGTCGAGGAAGGCCGCCGCGAGGTCCGGCAGCCCGGCGACGAACGCCCGCCCCGCCGCGCCGTTGTACCTCGCCTGGGCCTCCGCGAGCTCGCCGGGGATGTCAATCACGGGCCGGACGATACCGGCGTGCGTGAATCGGCTCATGCGAATCATCCGGGGCCTCGGCGGCGTATGGGCGTACATCCGCAGTGCTCCCGGCACGTATGTGTGGCTGGGTGTCCTGTTCGTCACGACCGTCGCGCTGCACCAGATGTCGCCGGAGTTCGAGGAGCACTTCCTGCGGCAGCGGTCGACCAACATCCACGAGCTGTCGCGCAACCCGGTGCGGGTCCTCGTGGCCAGCGCGCTGTGGATCGACAGCGGCCGCTGGCTGCCGTACATCCTGCTGTACACCGTGTTCCACGCGCCGGTGGAGCGCTGGCTCGGCACCGCCCGCTGGCTCGCCGTGTGTGCGCTGGCGCATGTGCTCGCCACGCTGATCAGCGAGGGCGCGCTGCTCAAGGCGATCCGCGACGGCATGGCACCGCACTCGGCGGTCAACACCCTGGACGTGGGCGTGAGTTACGCCCTGGCCGGGGTCATCGCCGTGCTCGCCTACCGGATCGCGCCGCCCTGGCGGTACGCGTATCTGCTGGTGGTCCTCGGGGTCTTCGCGCTGCCGCTGACCGAGGGATCGACCTTCACCGACCTCGGCCACTTCGTCTCGGCACTGATCGGACTGGCCTGCTCCCCCCTGACCAGAGGCCGCGGAAAAGCATGGAATCCGAAGGAGACACTGGCCGCTCCGAGGGGTTAACGTCCCGGCCATGAGCAGCTCGGCAAGCAGTGTCGTCAACGGCGGGATCTCCTTCTGGTACGCGGACGACGGCCTCCCCGCGGTACGCGAGCCACTGCCCGGGGACGCGACCGCCGACGTCGCGATCGTCGGCGGCGGCTACACCGGCCTGTGGACCGCGTACTACCTGAAGAAGGCCGCCCCCTTCCTCCGCGTCACCGTCCTGGAGCAGAAGTTCTGCGGCTACGGCGCCTCCGGCCGCAACGGCGGCTGGCTCTACAACGGCATCGCCGGCCGCGACCGCTACGCGAAACTGCACGGCCGCGAGGCCGCCGTACGCCTGCAGAAGGCGATGAACGACACCGTCGCCGAGGTGATCGCGGTGGCCGGGGCCGAGGGCATCGACGCCGACATCCACCAGGGCGGCGTCCTCGAAGTGGCCACCACCCCCGCCCAGCTGGCCCGTCTGAAGGCCTTCCACGAGCACGAGCTGTCGTACGGCGAGAAGGACCGGGAACTCTACGGCGCCCGCCAGACCGCCGAACGCATCCGGATCGCCGACGCGGTCGGCTCCACCTGGACCCCGCACGGCGCCCGGCTGCACCCCGTGAAGCTGGTCAAGGGCCTCGCGGCGGCGGTGGAGGCCCTCGGCGTCACGATCCACGAGTCGACCCCGGTGACCGAGATCCGCCCCAAGCACGCCGTCACCCCCTACGGCACGGTCCGCGCCCCCTACGTCCTGCGCTGCACCGAGGGCTTCACCGCGTCCCTGAGGGGCCAGCGGCGCACCTGGCTCCCCATGAACTCCTCCATGATCGCCACCGAGCCGCTGACCGAGGAACAGTGGGGGGCCATCGGCTGGGAGGGCCGCGAGACCCTCGGCGACATGGCCCACGCCTACATGTACGCCCAGCGCACCGCCGACGGCCGGATCGCACTCGGCGGCCGCGGGATCCCCTACCGCTTCGGTTCGCGCACGGACAACGACGGCCGCACCCAGGCGGCGACGATCGAGGCCCTGCACGAGATCCTGACCCGCTTGTTCCCGGCGCTGGCCGGGGTGCGGGTGGAACACGCCTGGTCGGGCGTCCTGGGTGTGCCGCGCGACTGGTGTGCCACGGTGACCCTCGACCGCTCGACGGGTCTCGGCTGGGCCGGCGGGTACGTCGGCTCCGGCGTCGCCACCACCAACCTGGCCGCCCGCACCCTGCGCGACCTGGTCCAGCAGGACTCCGGCCAGGGCGGCCGCACCGAGCTCACGGACCTGCCCTGGGTCGGTCACAAGGTCCGCAAGTGGGAGCCGGAACCCTTCCGCTGGCTCGGCGTCCACGGCATGTACGCCACCTACCGCACCGCCGACCAGCGCGAACGCCTCCACCCGGGCACGGAGTCCTCGCGGCTGGCGAGGCTGGCGGACCGGGTGGCGGGGCGGCACTGAGCGGGTGGTGACCCCCATTAGTCTCGCCGCATGATTCGTACCGCGATACCCGCCGACATCCCCGTCATCCATGCCCTGATCCGTGAGCTGGCCGAGTACGAGAAGGCGCCGCAGGAGGCGCGGGCGACCCAGGAGCAGCTCCGCGAGGCGCTGTTCGGGGAGCGGCCGGCGGCGTTCGCGCACCTGGCGGTGGACGACGCCACCGGGGAGGCCGTGGGCTTCGCGCTGTGGTTCCTGAACTTCTCCACCTGGCGCGGGGTGCACGGGATCCACCTGGAGGACCTGTACGTCCGGCCGGGCGCGCGGGGCGGCGGACACGGGCGGGCGCTGCTGACGGAGCTGGCGCGGATCTGCGTCGAGCGCGGGTACGGGCGGCTGGAGTGGTCGGTGCTGGACTGGAACCGGCCCGCGATCGGCTTCTACGAGGCGCTGGGCGCCCGTCCGCAGGACGAGTGGACGGTGTACCGGCTGACGGACGGGGCGCTGGCGGCGCTGGGCTCAGGTCACTGATCGCTCGGGTCACCGATTGCTCAGGTCACTGATTCCGGTACCGGGGCCTCGGCCGCTCCCTCGTGTTTCGGGGCCCTGGCCGTGACCATCAGGCCGGCGGTCAGGCCCGCCAGGAGCATCACGCCGGCCGCCCACCAGATGGCGATGGTGCAGCCGTGGACGATGCCCGCCGGGATCGTGAGGGCCTCGGGCGTGCCGGTGCGAAGGTGGGCGGTGAGTCCGGCGAACCCGCCGCCGATGACGGTGATGCGGGGCTTGGGGCGGTGCAGGGGGCGGTGCATGGGCGGGCCCTCT includes:
- a CDS encoding aminoglycoside phosphotransferase family protein — its product is MSRFTHAGIVRPVIDIPGELAEAQARYNGAAGRAFVAGLPDLAAAFLDRWRLRLDGPSMNGVSALVLPVTRADGTRAVLKLQLPDEESEGEPVALRVWDGDGAVRLLDHDPATGTMLLERLDETRMLTAVADTREAVVVVARLLAHLTSFPAPPGMRRLGDIAGAMLEQTPWALGRIPDLAARRLVADCAAAVREVVAEPGDRLLHWDLHFENVLAAGRADWLAIDPKPLAGDPGFELWPALDNRFEAAEVRRRFDAMTEVLGLDRERARAWTLGRLLQNALWDVEDGRPVEERQLELARKLRT
- a CDS encoding rhomboid-like protein; the encoded protein is MRIIRGLGGVWAYIRSAPGTYVWLGVLFVTTVALHQMSPEFEEHFLRQRSTNIHELSRNPVRVLVASALWIDSGRWLPYILLYTVFHAPVERWLGTARWLAVCALAHVLATLISEGALLKAIRDGMAPHSAVNTLDVGVSYALAGVIAVLAYRIAPPWRYAYLLVVLGVFALPLTEGSTFTDLGHFVSALIGLACSPLTRGRGKAWNPKETLAAPRG
- a CDS encoding NAD(P)/FAD-dependent oxidoreductase, which encodes MSSSASSVVNGGISFWYADDGLPAVREPLPGDATADVAIVGGGYTGLWTAYYLKKAAPFLRVTVLEQKFCGYGASGRNGGWLYNGIAGRDRYAKLHGREAAVRLQKAMNDTVAEVIAVAGAEGIDADIHQGGVLEVATTPAQLARLKAFHEHELSYGEKDRELYGARQTAERIRIADAVGSTWTPHGARLHPVKLVKGLAAAVEALGVTIHESTPVTEIRPKHAVTPYGTVRAPYVLRCTEGFTASLRGQRRTWLPMNSSMIATEPLTEEQWGAIGWEGRETLGDMAHAYMYAQRTADGRIALGGRGIPYRFGSRTDNDGRTQAATIEALHEILTRLFPALAGVRVEHAWSGVLGVPRDWCATVTLDRSTGLGWAGGYVGSGVATTNLAARTLRDLVQQDSGQGGRTELTDLPWVGHKVRKWEPEPFRWLGVHGMYATYRTADQRERLHPGTESSRLARLADRVAGRH
- a CDS encoding GNAT family N-acetyltransferase; translation: MIRTAIPADIPVIHALIRELAEYEKAPQEARATQEQLREALFGERPAAFAHLAVDDATGEAVGFALWFLNFSTWRGVHGIHLEDLYVRPGARGGGHGRALLTELARICVERGYGRLEWSVLDWNRPAIGFYEALGARPQDEWTVYRLTDGALAALGSGH